From a region of the Pan paniscus chromosome 19, NHGRI_mPanPan1-v2.0_pri, whole genome shotgun sequence genome:
- the RTN4RL1 gene encoding reticulon-4 receptor-like 1: MLRKGCCVELLLLLVAAELPLGGGCPRDCVCYPAPMTVSCQAHNIAAIPEGIPVDSERVFLQNNRISLLQPGRFSPAMVTLWMYSNNITYIHPGTFEGFVHLEELDLGDNRQLRTLAPETFQGLVKLHALYLYKCGLSALPAGVFGGLHSLQYLYLQDNHIEYLQDGIFVDLVNLSHLFLHGNKLWSLGPGTFRGLVNLDRLLLHENQLQWVHHKAFHDLRRLTTLFLFNNSLSELQGECLAPLGALEFLRLNGNPWDCGCRARSLWEWLQRFRGSSSAVPCVSPGLRHGQDLKLLRAEDFRNCTGPASPHQIKSHTLTTTDRAARKEHHSPHGPTRSKGHPHGPRPGHRKPGKNCTNPRNRNQISKAGAGKQAPELPDYAPDYQHKFSFDIMPTARPKRKGKCARRTPIRAPSGVQQASSASSLGASLLAWTLGLAVTLR, from the coding sequence GGTGCTGTGTggagttgctgctgctgttggtaGCTGCGGAGCTGCCCCTGGGTGGTGGCTGCCCACGGGACTGTGTGTGCTACCCGGCGCCCATGACGGTCAGCTGCCAGGCGCACAACATTGCAGCCATCCCGGAGGGCATCCCCGTGGACAGCGAGCGCGTCTTCCTGCAGAACAACCGCATCAGCCTCCTCCAGCCCGGCCGCTTCAGCCCCGCCATGGTCACCCTGTGGATGTACTCGAACAACATCACCTACATCCACCCCGGCACCTTCGAGGGCTTCGTGCACCTGGAGGAGCTGGACCTCGGCGACAACCGGCAGCTGCGGACGCTGGCACCCGAGACCTTCCAGGGCCTGGTGAAGCTTCACGCCCTCTACCTCTACAAGTGTGGGCTCAGCGCCTTGCCGGCCGGCGTCTTTGGCGGCCTGCACAGCCTGCAGTACCTCTACCTGCAGGACAACCACATCGAGTACCTCCAGGACGGCATCTTCGTGGACCTGGTCAACCTCAGCCACCTGTTTCTCCACGGCAACAAGCTGTGGAGTCTGGGCCCGGGCACCTTCCGGGGCCTGGTGAACCTGGACCGTCTTTTGCTGCACGAGAACCAGCTGCAGTGGGTCCACCACAAGGCGTTCCACGACCTCCGCAGGCTGACCACCCTCTTCCTCTTCAACAACAGCCTCTCGGAGCTGCAGGGTGAGTGCCTGGCCCCGCTGGGGGCCCTGGAGTTCCTCCGCCTCAACGGCAACCCGTGGGACTGTGGTTGTCGCGCGCGCTCCCTGTGGGAATGGCTGCAGAGGTTCCGGGGCTCCAGCTCCGCTGTCCCCTGTGTGTCCCCCGGGCTGCGGCACGGCCAGGACCTGAAGCTGCTGAGGGCCGAGGACTTCCGGAACTGCACGGGACCAGCGTCCCCGCACCAGATCAAGTCACACACGCTCACCACCACCGACAGGGCCGCCCGCAAGGAACACCACTCACCCCATGGCCCCACCAGGAGCAAGGGCCACCCGCACGGCCCCCGGCCCGGCCACAGGAAGCCGGGGAAGAACTGCACCAACCCCAGGAACCGCAATCAGATCTCTAAGGCGGGCGCCGGGAAACAGGCCCCCGAGCTGCCAGACTATGCCCCAGACTACCAGCACAAGTTCAGTTTCGACATCATGCCCACGGCCCGGCCCAAGAGGAAGGGCAAGTGTGCCCGCAGGACCCCCATCCGTGCCCCCAGCGGGGTGCAGCAGGCCTCCTCGGCCAGTTCCCTGGGGGCCTCCCTCCTGGCCTGGACACTGGGGCTGGCGGTCACTCTCCGCTGA